In bacterium, the genomic window ACTTCAGAGCAAGCTTTTCTGCCTCACTTACACAACACCCGCAATTCATCCATCTTGGCTTTCCATGTCTTTGCTGTCGCCCCTTCAATTATCGCCAGAACGGCCTCCGCATCGATCAGGCGGGGCACTGGTGCCGGGGGCAGGGCTTTGGCTTCTTCAGCCATAATGGACGGCAGAGACGCTACGGCGGCAATTGCGGCGGCCTCGCTGGTGTGGGTGTAATGTCGCGTCATGGCGGGATTGCTGTGTCCGACTGAGAGCATTTTGGAAATTTCTGGCAAAAGCAGGGTGATTATGTTCTAATATTAAAAGGGGGAATTCAAAACATGACGGAATCAATCCATAGTCCTGAGTATCAGCATGTTCTTGCAAAGTTGGTTAAAATGCGGGATGACGCGGGACTTTCACAGCGTGATCTTGCCAAGCTTTTGGGGCGTGAGAATTCGTTCGTGTGGCGCATTGAAACAGGTAAGCGGCGTCTGGATGTAGTGGAGTTTTTCTGGGTCTGCAAGGTGCTTGATAGGAATGCCGAGATTGAATACAGGGACATGATTCAAAAAATTATCGGTGCTTCGAAAGTCGTCAAAGCCCGAAAGCGTAAGGTCTGATCCGCCGCACTACTCCTGTTCTACATTCTCCAGGCACTGTTTAAAGACTTTACAGGGGTCGGCTTTCAGAGCGATGACGATTTTGGCGAACTGGATGACATCAAGTCGAACGCCTGATTCGTAACGTCCAATAAAAGACTCGTTTTGTCCGATTAATCCCGCCAATTGAGCCCGTGATAAGCAGGCTTCTTCCCGTTTCCCTCTAAGCCATTTCCCAATTATTTTATGTTCTTTTGTATTGGTCATAACCAAGTTTCCCGGCCTCGATCTCAGTAACGTCAGAGGCGCTGACGGTTACCCCCGCGCTCGTGAGTCGTTTGGCAAGTTCACTCCGGGACATCTTCGGTGTGACCTGTTTTCTGGCCTCCTCTACTTTGATTCCAAATGATTTGTTATGTCGCATAAATCCCCCCGCCCGCAAAAAAGAGGCAGGAGGCTAAAATAACCGCATATTGGAGTCAAATTAATAATTAAAAATCTCTTGCCCTCAAAATGCGGTCTCGACTATAGTCCCGCGCTCGATTGGGGGGAGTCAGAAGGGATATCGGTTGGAATGAAAATCGTTTTCGTTGATGATGACCCCATGGTTCTGCATGTGTTGGGTGGCGTTTTCCGCCGCCGGGGCCATGCGGTTTTAACCTACGACACCCCGCTTTCGTGTCCCATTTACACGGCACGACACGGGGCCTGTTTCCCTGAATCCACGTGTCCCGATATCATCATCTCGGACTATGACATGCCGGAAGTAGATGGGGCACAATTCATCGAAACGATCATGAAAAAAGGATGCAAGTGCAAACGCCTTGCACTCCTCTCCGGCAAAGGGATCCCCGATTCTGTTATGATGCGTTTGGCGAAATATGGCACCAGATTCTTCACCAAACCCCTCGACTTCGTGGAACTTGAGGTCTGGTTGATGCTGGCCGAACGGAATGGATAAGAAATCGCTTTTATGGTGGTACGGGCACACACCCGTTGAGACCGCCCTGAAACATCGTTTTCATAGTTGTGCGCATGTCATTTTATGTTGCGCGCAACATAAAGTGACAAACGCCACAAGGCTGGTGTAGGGATCTCCGTTTTGCTGAGTCGCCACGGCGGCCAGACGCTGTGCCGTGAGTAGCGTTCTCAGCGTGGAGACGGCGGCGGGTGTGGTCATCGAGTTACTCCCGTGTGTGAATATCCCTTGTCAGTCCTCTTGCCGGAAGCGGCGGCCTCATATTTGTATTGCCAAGAATAATCGTAGATTCCCTTTCGGGCGGCACCGATACACACCTGTCGGGACACGCCTCAACACGCGATATCACTAGAGGGGATTGAATGGCTTCCACAACTTGCTGCTGGAGCTTTTGCAAGACCCCCTCTTTCTCCATCTGTTGCAATGACATCGTGAGCGGTTCGACAAGATGCTTGTTTTTGACGTGCAGGTAATGAAAATTTTCGATTTGGGCGAGCGGTGGCTCCACTATGCCAATCCCGTTCAACCGCATGTCTTTGAGTAGTCGCAGGCCTGATAGACGGGCATCTATGACGACATCACTCCTTCCCTGGTCAAGTTTCTTAAAGGCTTGTTCCAGTGTGGTCACAGCTTCTGCCTTCGTGTCTTTTGTAAGATTCATTTCAATGGCTTTCACCCCGCGCTGATACCCGACGCTATAGGGCGCAAGACTTTCCCATCCCTTCACCTTAAATGACTTGGATTTAGTGAAAACTACAAAATCATTTTTTGAGATGACGAATGGTATCCTGATCAAATTGGGAAAAGTTTGCTCAATCCCATTCTTTCGGTAAAGCTCCCCATCCACATCGCCAGAGTTAGCGGTTTCAAGGGCTCGTTCTCCGGGGAAATAGCGAATATCCATCGTCAAGCCAATTCGTTTATAGGCTTCCGTCATGATTTTTTCAGCAATTTCTGTCGCCGGGTCATGCGCATTTAAGGTTGAAATGACGATGTGTTGGGCGTATGCCGCGCTCACTACTGCCGATACGAATCCAATGACGGTCACCATTAGGCGGTATTTTATAGTCATACATCCAGTTGGATTGAATTGTTGATCAAGGGCT contains:
- a CDS encoding helix-turn-helix transcriptional regulator codes for the protein MTESIHSPEYQHVLAKLVKMRDDAGLSQRDLAKLLGRENSFVWRIETGKRRLDVVEFFWVCKVLDRNAEIEYRDMIQKIIGASKVVKARKRKV
- a CDS encoding helix-turn-helix transcriptional regulator, which gives rise to MTNTKEHKIIGKWLRGKREEACLSRAQLAGLIGQNESFIGRYESGVRLDVIQFAKIVIALKADPCKVFKQCLENVEQE
- a CDS encoding response regulator, coding for MKIVFVDDDPMVLHVLGGVFRRRGHAVLTYDTPLSCPIYTARHGACFPESTCPDIIISDYDMPEVDGAQFIETIMKKGCKCKRLALLSGKGIPDSVMMRLAKYGTRFFTKPLDFVELEVWLMLAERNG
- a CDS encoding transporter substrate-binding domain-containing protein encodes the protein MTIKYRLMVTVIGFVSAVVSAAYAQHIVISTLNAHDPATEIAEKIMTEAYKRIGLTMDIRYFPGERALETANSGDVDGELYRKNGIEQTFPNLIRIPFVISKNDFVVFTKSKSFKVKGWESLAPYSVGYQRGVKAIEMNLTKDTKAEAVTTLEQAFKKLDQGRSDVVIDARLSGLRLLKDMRLNGIGIVEPPLAQIENFHYLHVKNKHLVEPLTMSLQQMEKEGVLQKLQQQVVEAIQSPLVISRVEACPDRCVSVPPERESTIILGNTNMRPPLPARGLTRDIHTRE